The uncultured Ilyobacter sp. nucleotide sequence TTTAAACCTGAAGAGATACAGGAACTTCTCGATCTCTCGAAAAAACTCAAAGATGATAAGAAATCAGGAAAAGAAGATAAAAAACTTATGGGTAAAAATATTGCCCTTATTTTTGAAAAGGATTCTACAAGAACCAGATGTTCTTTTGAAGTGGCGGCCTATGATCAGGGAGCTCATGTGACTTATCTTGGGCCCTCTGGATCTCAGATAGGTAAAAAAGAGTCTATCAAGGATACTGCAAGGGTCCTCGGAAGAATGTTTGATGCGATAGAGTATAGGGGCTATGGACAAAAGGTGGTGGAAGAACTAGCAGAACATTCGGGAGTTTCTGTTTGGAACGGACTGACGACAGAGTTTCACCCTACTCAGATATTAGCAGATTTTATGACTATATTAGAGCACAAGGGTAAGCTTCAAGGAGTTAAACTTGTGTATATGGGAGACGGAAGAAATAATATGGGTAACTCTCTAATGGTTGGAGCTGCCAAGATGGGGATGGATTTTAGGATAGTAGGTCCAAAGTCACTTTTTCCTACACAGAAGTTGATTAATCAGTGTCTAGAAATATCCAAATTAACCGGGGCTAAACTTACTTTCACAGAATCTGTGGAAGAGGGCCTAAAGGATGCAGATGCAGTGTATACAGATGTGTGGGTATCTATGGGTGAACCAGATAAGGTATGGGAAGAAAGGATAGAGTTCTTAAAACCTTATCAAGTTAATAGCGAGGCGATGTCTCATGCCAAGGAAGATGCTATATTTCTCCACTGTCTTCCTGCCTTTCATGACCTAGAAACAAGTGTTGGAAGAGATATTTTTGATAAATTTGCAATTACAGAGATGGAAGTATCAGATGAAGTTTTTGAAGGACCAAATTCAGTGGTGTTTGACCAGGCTGAAAACAGACTTCATACTATTAAAGCTGTCATGGTTGCGACTCTGGGAAAATAAGAAGAAAAGACCCGAATGGGTCTTTTCTTTGTTATTTCCCATATATTTTCAAGTTATTGTCTTTAAAATGTACTATGAACTAGTTAATATAACTCTATAATCTTCAATTCTTTTAGTTATACCCAGGGAGTCTAGTTTTTCTAAAAATGCCAGTGCAAATTTTCTGCTTGTTTCAAGTATTTCTCTTGTTTCGCCTAGGGTTATTTTTCCAGTTTCTTTAGACTTTTCTTTTATCCTTTTTTCTCCCTCATTGAAAAACCCCTTCATGAAACAGAAGTCTTTGTCTAAGGGGATAAGAAGTCCTCTTTCTATAAGAAAGGAGTGGATTTCATGAAGAGCTTTTTTATCCTCAACAAGAGTTTCGAGTTCAGAATATTTTGGAGGTTTAAAGCCTTGCTCCTTGTATTTTATAAGGATAATATCCTTTATTTTTTTTTGTTTTTTATCTAATCGTATTTTAAAGTCAGGAAGTTTTACAGTGCTTTCATTTACTTTGATATTTCCTCTTTTTTCTATAAGGTCAAATAATTCGTTAAAATTTTTAACTTTTAAATTTTTAAAAAAGTATTTATTCATTATCTCAGCTTTGTTTGCTCCTGGTTTTAGAGGATTTTTTTCGTGATAATCTCCTAAGAATAAGGATATTTCTCTTTCAATCTTTATTAGATGATTTATATGAAGGTATCTCTTAGGTTCTAACTCTTTAAGGCAGAAGATTTTTTTATTTTCTACTAGATTTGAAACTACTTTCTCTGTTGTTTCATCGCCTGTGGCAACGACGATATCCTTAATGGGAGGGAAAAATTCACTGTTTTTAATTATCCAATTTTCTATCTTATTGTATGAAGATCCATTTAATAAATTAGTTAGAGAATCGATATATTCAGAGTTTTTTCGCTTTACTTTTTTTCCCTTCATATTCACTATTTTAACACTACCTATAGTATCCATGGGAGAGTAATTCCTAACTATACCAATATCCCCAGGAAGACCGACTAAAGGAGTTTCCAATACAAGTTGAGCCAGATTTTCATTTCCTGATGGGAGGTCATCTTTTCCAAAAAGCTTTATTCTTCCCATTACCTCTGTCGTTCCTAGATGAAGTCTTATCCTATGATTATTTTTTATTTTTTTCTTTCCATTTAGTATGTGAAGGTTTACATCTATTCTGTCTGATATCACAAGAGTTTCTGGTGTCCCTAAGATATCTCCTCTTTTTATATCCTTTACTTCAACTCCTCCGAGATTTAAAGCACACCTATTACCGGGTTTGAGACTTGCAACAGCCACTCCGTGATTTTGTATTCCTTTCACTCTCACATATTTCATCTGAGGGAGCAGGGTCAAAATATCTCCTTCGTATATCAGAGAACCCATAGAGGTACCAGTTACAATAGTTCCAAATCCCTTTACATTAAAGACTCTATCTATATGCAGTCGGAAGTGCTCCTTTTCTTCATTTTTATCTTTTATCTTTTCTATTTCTTTATTCAATAGTTTTTTTAAAGGTTCGTAGCTTTTTAAATCTAAAGAATTTACTTCTAATATTTCACATTGATCTATAAAACTTCCTTCAAATTCTTTCTTTATTTCATTCCTTACCTTTGCCACTCTTTCAGTAGAAACAAGGTCACTTTTGGTGACTACAACTACTCCT carries:
- the selB gene encoding selenocysteine-specific translation elongation factor, with the translated sequence MKNIVIGTAGHIDHGKTTLVRNLTGTDTDTLPEEKKRGMTINLGFTYLTLESGKKVGLVDVPGHEKFIKNMVSGVSGIDFMILVVAADDGVMPQTREHFNVIRLLGVKRGVVVVTKSDLVSTERVAKVRNEIKKEFEGSFIDQCEILEVNSLDLKSYEPLKKLLNKEIEKIKDKNEEKEHFRLHIDRVFNVKGFGTIVTGTSMGSLIYEGDILTLLPQMKYVRVKGIQNHGVAVASLKPGNRCALNLGGVEVKDIKRGDILGTPETLVISDRIDVNLHILNGKKKIKNNHRIRLHLGTTEVMGRIKLFGKDDLPSGNENLAQLVLETPLVGLPGDIGIVRNYSPMDTIGSVKIVNMKGKKVKRKNSEYIDSLTNLLNGSSYNKIENWIIKNSEFFPPIKDIVVATGDETTEKVVSNLVENKKIFCLKELEPKRYLHINHLIKIEREISLFLGDYHEKNPLKPGANKAEIMNKYFFKNLKVKNFNELFDLIEKRGNIKVNESTVKLPDFKIRLDKKQKKIKDIILIKYKEQGFKPPKYSELETLVEDKKALHEIHSFLIERGLLIPLDKDFCFMKGFFNEGEKRIKEKSKETGKITLGETREILETSRKFALAFLEKLDSLGITKRIEDYRVILTSS
- the argF gene encoding ornithine carbamoyltransferase; amino-acid sequence: MEHKHFLKLLDFKPEEIQELLDLSKKLKDDKKSGKEDKKLMGKNIALIFEKDSTRTRCSFEVAAYDQGAHVTYLGPSGSQIGKKESIKDTARVLGRMFDAIEYRGYGQKVVEELAEHSGVSVWNGLTTEFHPTQILADFMTILEHKGKLQGVKLVYMGDGRNNMGNSLMVGAAKMGMDFRIVGPKSLFPTQKLINQCLEISKLTGAKLTFTESVEEGLKDADAVYTDVWVSMGEPDKVWEERIEFLKPYQVNSEAMSHAKEDAIFLHCLPAFHDLETSVGRDIFDKFAITEMEVSDEVFEGPNSVVFDQAENRLHTIKAVMVATLGK